Proteins encoded within one genomic window of Corvus hawaiiensis isolate bCorHaw1 chromosome 9, bCorHaw1.pri.cur, whole genome shotgun sequence:
- the MYOC gene encoding myocilin, with translation MLGVWLLLWGSVALGGRADTAFLHRAHDSSGHCTYSFTVASPVEAACPEAAGGVPELRAELAALAARLSRLESRERGMGDSGPRGAEPGGARDPQQVALTARLEAAYGELLRAKSRLEEEKGRLEREKEELGRRLESSAQEISRLRAARCPPGREGPGRDTLRAPAKAPRWEPQPLAYQELQSERTEVPVSRLLEETALGRPGKEDSGCGQLVWVGEPVVFGRADSIAGKYGVWMKDPEPVPPFTRDNTWRVDTVGTEVRQLFQYEEAEQLARGYPAKVHILPRPLESTGAVIYRGGLFFQLRHSRSVARYDLRGETITAEREIPGAGYHGQYPYSWGGYTDIDLAVDETGLWVIYSTEKARGAIVLSKLDPETLEIRRTWDTNIRKRGVANSFLICGTLYTVSSYSAPNATINFAYDTATGTSRALSIPFENRFRYLSMLDYNPAERQLFAWDSFNMVTYPVRLSRA, from the exons ATGCTGGGggtctggctgctgctctgggggtcCGTGGCCCTGGGCGGCCGGGCGGACACCGCCTTCCTCCACCGCGCCCATGACAGCTCCGGGCACTGCACCTACTCCTTCACGGTCGCCAGTCCCGTCGAGGCCGCCTGCCCCGAGGCTGCCGGCGGCGTGCCCGAGCTGCGCGCCGAGCTGGCCGCCCTCGCCGCCCGTCTGAGTCGGCTGGAAAGCCGGGAGCGAGGAATGGGGGACTCGGGGCCTCGGGGAGCCGAGCCGGGGGGGGCACGGGACCCCCAGCAAGTCGCCTTGACCGCCCGCCTGGAGGCTGCGTACGGCGAGCTGCTGCGGGCCAAGTCCcggctggaggaggagaaggggcgGCTGGAGCGGGAGAaagaggagctgggcaggcGGCTGGAGAGCAGCGCCCAGGAGATCAGCCGGCTGCGGGCCGCCCGCTGCCCCCCCGGCAGAGAGGGGCCCGGCCGGGACACGCTGCGCGCCCCCGCCAAGG CGCCGCGCTGGGAGCCGCAGCCCCTCGCCTACCAGGAGCTGCAGTCGGAGAGGACGGAGGTTCCCGTGTCCCGGCTGCTGGAAGAGACGGCGCTCGGCCGCCCGGGGAAGGAGGACTCAG GCTGCGGCCAGCTGGTGTGGGTGGGAGAGCCCGTGGTCTTTGGCCGGGCCGACTCCATCGCGGGCAAGTACGGCGTGTGGATGAAGGACCCCGAGCCCGTGCCCCCCTTCACGCGGGACAACACCTGGCGTGTGGACACCGTGGGCACCGAGGTGCGCCAGCTCTTCCAGTACGAGGAGGCCGAGCAGCTGGCCCGGGGCTACCCCGCCAAGGTGCACATCCTGCCGCGGCCCCTGGAAAGCACGGGGGCCGTCATCTACCGCGGCGGGCTCTTCTTCCAGCTCCGCCATTCCCGCTCCGTGGCCCGCTACGATCTGCGGGGAGAGACCATCACGGCCGAAAGGGAGATCCCCGGCGCCGGCTACCACGGGCAGTACCCCTACTCCTGGGGGGGCTACACCGACATCGACCTGGCGGTGGATGAGACGGGACTCTGGGTCATCTACAGCACCGAGAAGGCGCGGGGAGCCATCGTCCTCTCCAAGCTGGATCCCGAGACGCTGGAGATTCGTCGGACCTGGGACACCAACATTCGCAAGCGGGGGGTGGCCAACTCCTTCCTCATCTGCGGCACCCTCTACACCGTCAGCAGCTACTCGGCGCCCAACGCCACCATCAACTTTGCCTACGACACTGCCACCGGCACCAGCCGGGCCCTCAGCATCCCCTTCGAGAACCGCTTCCGCTACCTCAGCATGCTGGACTACAACCCTGCCGAGCGGCAGCTCTTTGCCTGGGACAGCTTCAACATGGTCACCTACCCCGTCCGCCTCTCCCGGGCTTGA
- the VAMP4 gene encoding vesicle-associated membrane protein 4, with product MPPKFKRHLNDDEVTGSVKSERRNLLEEDSDEEEDFFLRGPSGPRFGPRNDKIRHVQNQVDEVIDVMQENITKVIERGERLDDLQDKSDSLSDNAAAFSKRAKHLRRQMWWRDCKMKAIIAMVVVILLLVIIVPIVLKYHS from the exons ATGCCTCCCAAATTCAAGCGACACCTGAACGACGACGAGGTGACGGGCTCGGTGAAGAGCGAGCGG aggAACCTGTTGGAGGAAGACTCGGATGAAGAGGAAGACTTTTTCTT GAGGGGGCCTTCTGGACCCAGATTTGGACCCAGGAATGACAAGATCAGGCA TGTCCAGAACCAGGTGGATGAAGTCATCGATGTTATGCAGGAGAACATCACCAAGGTGATCGAAAGAGGCGAGCGGCTGGATGATCTGCAGGATAAATCAG ACAGTTTATCAGACAATGCAGCAGCTTTTAGCAAAAGAGCCAAGCATCTCCGAAGACAGATGTGGTGGCGAGACTGTAAG ATGAAGGCGATCATAGCGATGGTGGTGGTCATTCTCCTGCTCGTGATCATCG tCCCCATAGTCCTGAAGTACCATTCCTGA